In Vanacampus margaritifer isolate UIUO_Vmar chromosome 9, RoL_Vmar_1.0, whole genome shotgun sequence, the following proteins share a genomic window:
- the cops7a gene encoding COP9 signalosome complex subunit 7a isoform X2 — MEVDQLLSLSGSALAQAVSSLLETPGLYVFSDILELPNVRELENGPHAPMYQLLNLFAYGTYCDYKERAASLPELTPAQRNKLRHLSIISLASNLKCLPYSLLLQQLELKNVRELEDLLIEAVYCDIIQGKLDQRNQQVEVDCSVGRDLGPNELPNIVNTLQEWCTGCEAVLCGIEEQVSRANQYRESQLKVKVQVETEVSNLQKTLKASAASPSSGPAPAGAASNQDADQPAEPRDPASSQEPRQPGKKSSKAARQRQDLVQVQLKK, encoded by the exons ATGGAAGTGGACCAGCTCCTGTCTCTGTCCGGCTCGGCGCTGGCCCAGGCTGTCAGCTCTCTGCTGGAGACGCCCGGCCTCTACGTCTTCTCCGACATCCTGGAGCTGCCGAATGTCAGAGAG CTGGAGAACGGCCCCCACGCCCCGATGTACCAACTCCTCAATCTCTTCGCTTACGGAACCTACTGCGACTACAAAG AGCGAGCGGCGTCCCTGCCAGAGCTGACGCCCGCTCAAAGGAACAAACTTCGCCATCTGTCCATCATCAGCTTGGCCTCCAACCTCAAG TGCCTTCCGTACTCGCTGCTCCTGCAGCAGCTGGAGCTGAAGAATGTGCGCGAGCTGGAGGACCTGCTGATCGAGGCGGTGTACTGCGACATCATCCAGGGTAAATTGGACCAGCGCAACCAGCAGGTGGAGGTGGACTGCAGCGTGGGCCGTGACCTGGGCCCCAACGAGCTGCCCAACATCGTCAACACGCTGCAGGAGTG GTGCACGGGCTGCGAGGCGGTGCTGTGCGGCATCGAAGAGCAAGTCTCCCGAGCTAATCAATACCGCGAGAGCCAACTGAAAGTCAAAGTTCAAGTGGAAACCGAG GTGTCAAACCTACAGAAAACCCTGAAGGCCAGCGCCGCCTCGCCGTCATCGGGTCCCGCCCCCGCCGGCGCAGCCTCCAATCAGGATGCCGACCAGCCGGCCGAACCGCGGGACCCCGCCTCTTCTCAGGAACCGCGACAgccggggaaaaaaagttctaaG GCTGCGAGGCAGCGGCAAGATCTGGTCCAAGTCCAACTGAAGAAGTGA
- the cops7a gene encoding COP9 signalosome complex subunit 7a isoform X1, translating to MEVDQLLSLSGSALAQAVSSLLETPGLYVFSDILELPNVRELENGPHAPMYQLLNLFAYGTYCDYKERAASLPELTPAQRNKLRHLSIISLASNLKCLPYSLLLQQLELKNVRELEDLLIEAVYCDIIQGKLDQRNQQVEVDCSVGRDLGPNELPNIVNTLQEWCTGCEAVLCGIEEQVSRANQYRESQLKVKVQVETEVSNLQKTLKASAASPSSGPAPAGAASNQDADQPAEPRDPASSQEPRQPGKKSSKVKGLRGSGKIWSKSN from the exons ATGGAAGTGGACCAGCTCCTGTCTCTGTCCGGCTCGGCGCTGGCCCAGGCTGTCAGCTCTCTGCTGGAGACGCCCGGCCTCTACGTCTTCTCCGACATCCTGGAGCTGCCGAATGTCAGAGAG CTGGAGAACGGCCCCCACGCCCCGATGTACCAACTCCTCAATCTCTTCGCTTACGGAACCTACTGCGACTACAAAG AGCGAGCGGCGTCCCTGCCAGAGCTGACGCCCGCTCAAAGGAACAAACTTCGCCATCTGTCCATCATCAGCTTGGCCTCCAACCTCAAG TGCCTTCCGTACTCGCTGCTCCTGCAGCAGCTGGAGCTGAAGAATGTGCGCGAGCTGGAGGACCTGCTGATCGAGGCGGTGTACTGCGACATCATCCAGGGTAAATTGGACCAGCGCAACCAGCAGGTGGAGGTGGACTGCAGCGTGGGCCGTGACCTGGGCCCCAACGAGCTGCCCAACATCGTCAACACGCTGCAGGAGTG GTGCACGGGCTGCGAGGCGGTGCTGTGCGGCATCGAAGAGCAAGTCTCCCGAGCTAATCAATACCGCGAGAGCCAACTGAAAGTCAAAGTTCAAGTGGAAACCGAG GTGTCAAACCTACAGAAAACCCTGAAGGCCAGCGCCGCCTCGCCGTCATCGGGTCCCGCCCCCGCCGGCGCAGCCTCCAATCAGGATGCCGACCAGCCGGCCGAACCGCGGGACCCCGCCTCTTCTCAGGAACCGCGACAgccggggaaaaaaagttctaaGGTGAAAGG GCTGCGAGGCAGCGGCAAGATCTGGTCCAAGTCCAACTGA